One Rosa chinensis cultivar Old Blush chromosome 5, RchiOBHm-V2, whole genome shotgun sequence genomic region harbors:
- the LOC112203639 gene encoding zingipain-2 yields MDQKMFLIVTLFFLPLFAEATPRMPPTKPSSINTTTTLSSNSSFNFRYKSLNLNDLPTEIDWVKERLVTPVKDQLGCGSCWAFAAVAAVEGIAQRATGELRVLSEQQLLDCSRDFGTNGCRGSGHRLKAFNYIKEHGVAYSDKYPYKGTDTQACDNTTVSYPAATITGYERVPNNEMDLIRAVANQPVTASVFTCDEFNYYTGGYIFEDREGKCNFDIDKANHAITIVGYGTENGVDYWKIKNSWGEDWGDKGYMKMRRNVATKPEGICGIASAPIYPTDDIAPSRSNPEGPSKIVGGPGQTPEG; encoded by the exons ATGGATCAGAAAATGTTTCTCATTGTTACCCTATTTTTCTTGCCATTGTTTGCTGAAGCCACACCACGCATGCCCCCAACAAAACCGAGTTCCATTAATACCACCACCACCTTATCATCAAACTCATCTTTTAATTTTAGGTACAAAAGCTTGAACCTTAACGATCTTCCTACAGAAATCGATTGGGTAAAAGAAAGACTAGTTACCCCAGTAAAGGACCAACTAGGGTGTG GTAGTTGCTGGGCGTTTGCAGCTGTAGCTGCTGTCGAAGGAATTGCCCAAAGAGCGACTGGCGAATTGAGAGTATTGTCGGAGCAACAACTATTGGACTGCAGTAGAGACTTTGGTACCAATGGCTGCAGGGGAAGTGGTCACAGATTGAAGGCCTTTAATTACATTAAAGAACATGGAGTCGCTTATAGTGACAAGTATCCATACAAAGGTACGGACACGCAAGCATGTGACAACACCACCGTCAGTTATCCAGCAGCCACAATAACTGGCTATGAACGGGTCCCTAATAATGAAATGGATCTGATAAGAGCTGTGGCCAATCAACCAGTCACTGCCTCAGTTTTCACATGTGACGAATTTAATTATTACACAGGTGGTTATATATTTGAGGACCGAGAGGGGAAATGTAATTTTGATATAGATAAGGCGAACCATGCCATTACTATAGTTGGGTACGGGACTGAAAACGGTGTAGAttattggaaaataaaaaattcatggGGTGAGGATTGGGGTGACAAGGGTTATATGAAAATGCGAAGGAATGTTGCGACTAAGCCGGAAGGTATTTGCGGAATTGCTAGTGCTCCTATATACCCAACCGATGATATTGCTCCGTCCCGGTCAAACCCCGAAGGTCCAAGTAAGATAGTTGGGGGTCCAGGTCAAACCCCGGAAGGATAG
- the LOC112165523 gene encoding polycomb group protein FIE1 produces the protein MAKFALGSEPVVGSLSSSKKREYRVTNRLQEGKKPIYAVVFNFIDSRYFNVFATVGGNRVTVYECLEGGVIAVLQSYIDEDKDESFYTVSWACNVDGTPLLVAGGFNGTMRVIDCGSEKIDKSFVGHGDSINEIRTQPLKSSLVVSASKDESVRLWNVHTGICILIFAGAGGHRNEVLSVDFHPSDIYRIASCGMDNTIKIWSMKEFWTYVEKSFTWTDLPSKFPTKYVQFPVFLASIHTNYVDCNRWLGDFMLSKSVDSEIVLWEPKMKEQSPGEGTVDILQKYPVPGCDIWFIKFSCDFHYNAAAIGNREGKIFIWELQSSPPVLIAKLSHPQSKSPIRQTAMSFDGSTILSCCEDGTIWRWDVMENS, from the exons ATGGCCAAGTTCGCTTTAGGATCGGAACCGGTGGTGGGCTCCCTCTCATCCTCCAAGAAGAGAGAGTACAGAGTCACCAACCGCCTCCAAGAGGGCAAGAAACCCATATACGCCGTCGTTTTCAACTTCATCGACTCTCGCTACTTCAACGTCTTCGCCACCGTCGGCGGCAACCGG GTGACTGTGTATGAATGCTTAGAAGGGGGAGTGATAGCTGTGTTGCAGTCTTACATTGATGAAGAT AAGGATGAGTCTTTTTACACTGTGAGCTGGGCATGCAACGTTGATGGAACACCGTTGCTTGTGGCTGGAGGATTCAATGGTACGATGCGTGTCATTGATTGTGGCAGTGAGAAGATAGACAAG AGTTTTGTTGGCCATGGTGACTCGATAAACGAAATCAGGACTCAGCCATTGAAGTCATCACTTGTAGTGTCAGCAAGCAAA GATGAGTCAGTTCGACTATGGAATGTTCATACTGGAATATGTATTTTGATTTTCGCTGGAGCAGGGGGTCATCGAAATGAAGTCTTGAGTGTG GACTTCCATCCATCTGACATTTATCGCATTGCAAGTTGTGGCATGGACAACACAATTAAGATATGGTCGATGAAAG aGTTCTGGACATATGTAGAGAAATCTTTCACATGGACAGATCTTCCATCAAAATTCCCTACAAAATACGTACAATTTCCT GTATTCCTAGCCTCCATTCACACAAACTATGTTGACTGTAATAGGTGGCTTGGAGATTTTATGCTCTCAAAG AGTGTTGACAGTGAAATTGTGCTATGGGAACCGAAAATGAAGGAGCAGTCTCCCGGGGAG GGCACTGTTGACATCCTTCAAAAGTACCCTGTTCCAGGGTGTGATATTTGGTTCATCAAGTTTTCCTGTGATTTCCATTATAATGCAGCTGCTATAG GGAATAGAGAAGGAAAGATATTCATTTGGGAACTACAATCGAGTCCCCCAGTCCTTATCGCAAA GTTGTCTCATCCTCAATCAAAATCTCCAATTAGACAAACTGCCATGTCCTTTGATGGAAG CACCATTCTCAGCTGCTGTGAGGACGGCACTATTTGGCGCTGGGATGTCATGGAAAATTCTTAA